From the Flavobacterium gyeonganense genome, the window AAGACCTGACAAAAACAGAAACAGCAAAAACGTTTTTTTCATAGCAATTAATTTGTAAACTCTTTTGGTAAAAGTAGTTAAGAGAGCTGTAAACTAAATGTCTGGAAACGAATTTTTGTGTTAAAAAGCGATAATTTTTATGAATATCATAAATTTAAGTTGATTTTTTTGAATAAATCCCAAATAACTATTCCTGCACTAACCGAAATATTTAAAGAATGCTTAGTTCCTAATTGCGGAATCTCAATACAGCCATCACAAATTGCTACAGCTTCCTGAGCAACGCCATATACTTCATTGCCAAAAACTAAAGCATATTTCTGATTTTTTTCAACTTTAAAATCCTGAAGAAAAATGGCGCTTTCAACCTGCTCAATAGCGAGGGTTAATACATTTTCTTTTTTAAGGTTTTCAATCACTTCCAAAACATTTTCATCGTGTTCCCATGCAACAGTTTCAGTAGCACCAAGAGCTGTTTTGTGAATTTCTTTATTTGGAGGCGTAGCTGTAATGCCGCACAAAATTATTTTCTCTACCAGAAAGGCATCAGCAGTTCTAAATACTGACCCTATGTTGTGTAAACTCCGAATATCATCTAACACTAAAATCAGGGGTGTTTTCTCTGATTTTTTAAAATCATCAATCGATTTTCGGTCCAGTTCACTATTTTCAAGTTTTCTCATTTGGGTTGAATTCAGGTCATAAAAAAAGCTTCCAAAGATAAGGAAGCTTTTTCGATTATTTTATTGTTTTCAGATTAGCTTTTTACAG encodes:
- a CDS encoding RNA methyltransferase, with the protein product MRKLENSELDRKSIDDFKKSEKTPLILVLDDIRSLHNIGSVFRTADAFLVEKIILCGITATPPNKEIHKTALGATETVAWEHDENVLEVIENLKKENVLTLAIEQVESAIFLQDFKVEKNQKYALVFGNEVYGVAQEAVAICDGCIEIPQLGTKHSLNISVSAGIVIWDLFKKINLNL